The following are encoded together in the Lactuca sativa cultivar Salinas chromosome 1, Lsat_Salinas_v11, whole genome shotgun sequence genome:
- the LOC111885954 gene encoding CRIB domain-containing protein RIC5, producing MKGLLKGLRYISEIFEADNEKEPEIQIGAPTDVKHVAHIGCDGPSSNAPSWMNEFQGSSDAGSSDLKGGESSDRRGKSKKKKQGSSNSISTPDREPKPRKNKSSASDNESSRARRTKNSSMGSESPAQDPRAKKDRNKKRASNNDEDPKGNEMRLKENVS from the exons ATGAAAGGTCTATTAAAAGGCCTGCGTTACATTTCTGAAATTTTTG AAGCAGATAACGAAAAGGAACCTGAAATACAGATCGGTGCACCCACGGATGTTAAGCATGTTGCCCATATTGGTTGTGATGGTCCTTCTTCGAATGCGCCTAGTTGG ATGAACGAGTTTCAAGGTTCTTCAGATGCCGGATCATCCGATTTAAAAG GTGGAGAGTCATCAGATCGTCGTGGCAAGTCAAAGAAAAAGAAGCAAGGTTCTAGCAATTCAATAAGTACCCCGGATAGGGAACCTAAGCCTAGGAAGAACAAGAGCTCGGCTAGTGATAATGAAAGTAGTCGTGCTAGGCGGACCAAAAACTCGAGTATGGGGTCAGAGTCACCAGCACAAGACCCTCGAGCAAAAAAGGACCGAAATAAAAAGAGAGCATCAAACAATGATGAGGATCCAAAAGGCAACGAGATGcgtctaaaagaaaatgtttcatGA